A genomic window from Peromyscus maniculatus bairdii isolate BWxNUB_F1_BW_parent chromosome 1, HU_Pman_BW_mat_3.1, whole genome shotgun sequence includes:
- the Magel2 gene encoding MAGE-like protein 2, with the protein MDGDPPGPPRRHSQHWKKKRNNRRRAASSQARDMSQLSTNLGDSSPPESPVPPVHSRPTVLMRAPPASSRAPPVPWDPPPVDLQAPLASWQAPQAAWEAPEGQLPAPVAQLAQPPALGAPMVQAPPLGGAMAKPPTPGVLMVHPPPPGAPMAQPSTPGVLMLHPSVPGAPLAHPPPPGSQMTHPPPPPGTPMAHPLPGTPMAHPPPPPPPPPPPPPPPPPPPPGTPMAHPPPPGTPMAHPLPPGNPMVHPLSPGTPMVHPPPPGTSMPHAPIPGTAIAQQPTPGVLMAQQLTPGVLMVQPPAPGAQMVQPAPPAALMTQPSPSITTMAKPPGPGVVMIHSPGSRAPVIQPPVSGAPMAQPVLPPGQPLTSWAPQGQPLILQIQSQVIRAPQQVPPAPSTPQVQLGTGPSWQATTPNWQVTPQGWQGTPLNWQGTQVSLQAPAIAWQAPPMRQGFPPIRPGPAPIRPGAPAILRQMPPVIRQAPSLMRQIPPLIRQAPLPIRQATHGIASQTHLWQVLPPPPPLRQAPHTRLLIPRMPGTPHVPTAPQVTQIHLVPQAGLQVPQTLFPASLSITIPVPQAVPQSGPRGMHCPTIIWQAPKGQPPAPQELQVPQELQVPQELQVPEELQVPEEVPVPEEAPVPEEVPVPEEAPVPEEAPVPEEVPVPEEVPVPEEVPVPEEVPVPQQLPVPQEVQVPQEVPEPQEVPGSFEFQEVQQARAMGWQARKAPTHFWQPAPAREAQEQATPLTHVEQQQQQQQPFRGVPSSHRTRQTRRPTHQAQATGLQAELPSVQPQPSWQGPPPTAQAQPGASRAPTNFPRGPTRSHMTPSGEPGPSSLEPRGPPRDRRSSARDRKGPPKDRMIIGATFCAPRAASASRAYLPTAWRNLPATSENLAATARVFPPTSHFQAASSNAFRGPSATSESPKSLPFALQDPYACVEALPAVPWVPFPEVNASSACKAVPAILMVTAAAPQASATIPEASKSAEPPRRSGKATRKKKHLEPKEEDCGHRMTSRDWRGPRPCEGTRQNDWEIQRAMQLLGDRDSFYTPQGT; encoded by the exons ATGGATGGGGATCCTCCTGGACCGCCACGTCGGCATTCTCAACACTGGAAGAAAAAACGCAACAATCGGAGACGGGCAGCTAGCAGTCAAGCAAGGGACATGTCGCAGCTAAGTACGAACCTGGGTGATTCCAGCCCTCCGGAGTCCCCTGTGCCACCAGTCCATAGCCGCCCTACAGTACTGATGCGGGCTCCGCCTGCTTCCTCCCGGGCTCCTCCAGTCCCTTGGGATCCACCTCCAGTGGACTTGCAGGCTCCCCTGGCTTCATGGCAGGCTCCTCAGGCTGCCTGGGAGGCTCCAGAGGGCCAGTTGCCTGCCCCAGTGGCTCAGCTGGCCCAGCCTCCTGCTCTAGGGGCCCCAATGGTCCAGGCTCCCCCTCTGGGGGGGGCGATGGCCAAGCCTCCAACTCCTGGAGTCTTGATGGTCCATCCGCCCCCTCCGGGAGCCCCAATGGCCCAGCCATCAACTCCAGGAGTCCTGATGCTTCATCCTTCTGTCCCGGGGGCCCCTTTGGCTCATCCTCCTCCCCCAGGAAGCCAAATGacacaccctcctcctcctcctgggaccCCAATGGCGCACCCTCTTCCTGGGACCCCAATggcccaccctcctcctcctcctcctcctcccccacctcctcctccacctccaccacctcctcctcctgggaCCCCTATggcccaccctcctcctcctgggacCCCCATGGCCCATCCTCTTCCACCTGGGAACCCGATGgttcatcctctgtctcctggaaCCCCGATGGTCCATCCCCCCCCACCTGGAACTTCAATGCCGCACGCTCCAATTCCGGGGACAGCGATAGCCCAGCAACCAACTCCAGGAGTCCTGATGGCCCAGCAGCTGACACCGGGAGTCCTGATGGTCCAGCCTCCTGCTCCAGGAGCTCAGATGGTCCAGCCTGCTCCACCAGCTGCCTTGATGACCCAGCCTTCACCTTCGATAACTACGATGGCCAAGCCTCCAGGTCCTGGTGTCGTGATGATCCACTCTCCAGGTTCCAGAGCTCCAGTCATTCAGCCTCCAGTGTCAGGAGCACCGATGGCACAGCCAGTGTTGCCCCCAGGGCAGCCTCTGACTTCGTGGGCCCCACAGGGTCAGCCTTTGATCCTGCAAATCCAGTCTCAAGTCATAAGGGCTCCTCAACAGGTTCCCCCTGCCCCATCAACCCCACAGGTGCAACTGGGGACAGGCCCTAGCTGgcaagccaccacacccaactggcAGGTGACCCCCCAGGGTTGGCAGGGGACGCCCTTGAACTGGCAGGGCACGCAGGTCTCTTTGCAGGCCCCCGCAATAGCCTGGCAGGCCCCTCCTATGCGCCAAGGGTTCCCACCTATTCGTCCTGGTCCCGCACCCATTCGACCTGGAGCGCCTGCAATACTCCGCCAGATGCCACCTGTGATTCGTCAGGCCCCATCACTGATGCGGCAAATCCCACCATTGATACGCCAGGCCCCTCTACCTATCAGACAAGCTACACATGGCATAGCCAGCCAGACTCATCTGTGGCAAGTcctgccacccccacctccactgcGCCAGGCTCCACATACTCGTCTGCTGATACCCAGGATGCCAGGGACGCCTCATGTGCCTACAGCACCACAAGTTACTCAGATACATTTGGTGCCACAGGCAGGCCTACAAGTGCCCCAGACATTGTTCCCAGCGTCACTGTCTATCACAATCCCTGTGCCCCAGGCTGTCCCTCAGTCTGGTCCCCGAGGTATGCATTGCCCAACCATCATCTGGCAGGCCCCCAAAGGCCAGCCCCCGGCGCCACAGGAGCTCCAGGTGCCACAGGAGCTCCAGGTGCCACAGGAGCTCCAGGTGCCTGAGGAGCTCCAGGTGCCAGAGGAGGTCCCGGTGCCTGAGGAGGCCCCGGTGCCAGAGGAGGTCCCGGTGCCAGAGGAGGCCCCGGTGCCAGAGGAGGCcccagtgcctgaggaggtccCGGTGCCAGAGGAGGTCCCGGTGCCAGAGGAGGTCCCGGTGCCAGAGGAGGTCCCGGTGCCCCAGCAGCTCCCGGTGCCACAGGAGGTCCAGGTGCCACAGGAGGTCCCAGAGCCACAGGAGGTCCCAGGGTCGTTCGAGTTCCAGGAGGTACAGCAGGCCCGGGCAATGGGCTGGCAGGCACGCAAGGCACCCACTCACTTCTGGCAGCCTGCGCCTGCCCGGGAGGCCCAGGAGCAGGCCACTCCGCTCACCCAtgtggagcagcagcagcagcagcagcagccctttCGGGGAGTTCCATCCTCCCACAGAACCCGGCAAACTCGGAGGCCAACCCACCAGGCCCAAGCCacaggcctgcaggcagaactGCCCTCAGTACAACCGCAGCCTTCTTGGCAAGGCCCACCCCCAACCGCGCAGGCACAGCCCGGAGCCTCCAGAGCACCAACCAATTTTCCCAGGGGCCCCACTAGGTCACACATGACTCCGTCAGGAGAACCTGGCCCCTCTTCTCTAGAACCTAGGGGCCCTCCTAGAGAtcgtaggtcctctgcaagggacAGAAAGGGCCCTCCAAAAGATCGCATGATAATTGGTGCCACATTCTGCGCTCCAAGGGCAGCATCAGCGTCCAGGGCTTACCTGCCAACTGCTTGGAGAAACTTGCCTGCCACATCAGAGAACTTAGCTGCCACTGCAAGGGTCTTTCCACCTACCTCTCATTTTCAGGCTGCCTCTTCTAATGCCTTTAGAGGTCCATCAGCCACCTCAGAGAGCCCAAAGTCACTGCCATTTGCTCTGCAGGATCCTTATGCCTGTGTAGAGGCCCTGCCTGCAGttccctgggttccatttcctgAGGTGAATGCCTCCTCAGCATGTAAGGCAGTGCCTGCCATCCTGATGGTGACAGCAGCCGCCCCCCAGGCAAGTGCCACTATTCCAGAGGCCTCCAAGTCTGCAGAGCCACCACGGCGCTCTGGCAAAGCCACCAGGAAGAAGAAGCATCTGGAGCCCAAAGAGGAAGATTGTGGCCATAGGATGACCTCGCGCGACTGGCGGGGGCCCCGACCCTGTGAGGGTACCAGGCAGAATGACTGGGAGATCCAAAGGGCAATGCAGCTTCTGGGGGACCGAGACTCCTTCTACACCCCCCAGG GTACCTAG